In one Photobacterium swingsii genomic region, the following are encoded:
- a CDS encoding YbgA family protein: MGIPVGVSACVIGQKVRFDGGHKRNIFVEEQLVDYFDFQPICPEVGIGLPVPRPTIRLMKTEDGEERLVGTKDVTKDFTDEMMIFSDKKIPSLSQLRGYVVCAKSPTCGMERVKLYMENGNTIPGGTAGVFTRKLMEAMPWLPIEEDGRLQDPYLRENFVFRVFTLNDFYNCMGNEPTRAKLVKFHSRYKLVLMAHCPVAYKSLGRMVAEIADWDLDEFYHSYRLQFMEAIKNRANRRNNTNVLMHLQGYFKRDLDKQQKKELADLIMDYRVGNMPLLAALTLINHHLQQNPDAYLQTQVFLNPYPQELKLRYAM; the protein is encoded by the coding sequence ATGGGTATTCCAGTAGGTGTAAGCGCATGTGTGATTGGCCAGAAAGTTCGCTTTGATGGCGGACACAAACGAAATATTTTTGTTGAAGAGCAGCTTGTTGACTACTTTGACTTTCAGCCGATTTGTCCTGAGGTCGGGATTGGTTTACCTGTTCCACGCCCGACAATACGTTTAATGAAAACAGAAGACGGTGAAGAACGCTTAGTCGGCACTAAAGATGTCACTAAAGATTTTACCGATGAAATGATGATTTTTAGCGATAAGAAAATTCCTAGCCTTAGTCAGCTACGTGGCTATGTGGTGTGTGCAAAATCACCAACCTGTGGCATGGAGCGAGTAAAACTGTATATGGAAAACGGCAATACGATTCCAGGTGGCACGGCTGGTGTGTTTACTCGAAAATTAATGGAAGCCATGCCATGGTTACCGATTGAAGAAGACGGCCGCCTACAAGACCCATACCTTCGTGAGAACTTTGTATTTCGTGTCTTTACTTTGAATGACTTTTACAACTGTATGGGGAATGAGCCCACTAGAGCCAAGCTGGTTAAGTTCCACTCACGTTATAAATTAGTCTTGATGGCACATTGCCCAGTCGCCTACAAATCGCTTGGTCGAATGGTGGCTGAAATTGCAGACTGGGATTTGGATGAGTTTTACCACAGTTACCGTTTGCAATTTATGGAGGCGATTAAAAACCGCGCAAATCGCCGTAATAACACCAATGTATTAATGCACCTTCAAGGTTATTTTAAACGTGATCTTGATAAGCAGCAGAAAAAAGAATTAGCGGATCTCATTATGGATTACCGCGTTGGCAATATGCCACTGCTGGCGGCGCTGACTTTGATTAATCACCATTTACAGCAAAACCCAGATGCGTACTTGCAAACTCAAGTATTTCTAAACCCATACCCACAAGAGTTGAAACTTCGTTATGCGATGTAA
- a CDS encoding MerR family transcriptional regulator, which yields MRCNTKAATQRVNNRHQEKPQYAISDVSEKTGVNTVTLRAWQRRYGLLNPTRTEKGHRLYSESDIERIQLILSWLDKGVSIGKVKPLLEQSPANMVSAEALDITAEVLASIDAFSKESLEKTVLQLLKEYPLSVLEKQFFFPIQQHLDGLDTPLSDAQRAFWISLCRKCLISTEAQIKSTGKQLIVVMSFDNEGSYKLPLELLRAKQQGRRTFLLENYQGKLFGLDRMIDQVNACSVVIGGEKALQNKVLNDLIAWVTKAGIPIKITGTIKQIHPELAQISSDGSLPERQDSEVKQ from the coding sequence ATGCGATGTAATACAAAAGCGGCCACTCAGCGCGTGAATAATCGTCATCAGGAAAAGCCTCAGTACGCTATCAGTGACGTGTCTGAAAAAACGGGTGTCAATACGGTGACATTAAGGGCGTGGCAGAGACGCTATGGTTTATTGAATCCAACGCGAACAGAAAAAGGCCACCGTTTATATTCAGAAAGCGATATTGAACGAATTCAACTTATTTTAAGTTGGCTTGATAAAGGGGTTTCTATCGGCAAAGTGAAACCTTTATTAGAGCAATCACCAGCAAATATGGTGAGTGCAGAGGCGCTCGATATTACCGCTGAGGTGCTCGCAAGCATCGATGCCTTTAGTAAAGAATCGCTTGAAAAAACAGTGCTCCAACTCTTAAAAGAGTACCCATTGTCTGTGCTGGAAAAGCAGTTTTTTTTCCCCATACAGCAGCACTTAGATGGACTAGATACACCACTTTCAGATGCGCAACGTGCGTTTTGGATTAGCCTTTGTCGTAAATGTTTAATCTCGACCGAAGCGCAGATTAAATCAACAGGTAAGCAACTCATTGTCGTCATGAGTTTTGATAATGAGGGTAGTTATAAATTACCGCTGGAACTGTTAAGAGCAAAGCAGCAGGGGCGGCGTACTTTCTTGCTAGAAAACTATCAAGGGAAGTTATTTGGGTTAGACAGAATGATAGATCAAGTAAATGCTTGTTCCGTAGTGATAGGTGGCGAAAAAGCCTTACAGAATAAAGTCTTAAATGATCTTATCGCTTGGGTAACAAAGGCAGGTATCCCAATTAAAATTACCGGCACGATTAAGCAGATTCACCCTGAGTTAGCGCAGATAAGTTCGGATGGATCTTTGCCTGAAAGGCAAGATAGCGAGGTGAAACAATGA